AGGCGTTGCTGGCGGATGAGCCGCGGCGGAAGGCAATGGGCGAGGCGGCGCGGCGGTTTGCGGCGGAGCGGCCGTTTGCGGAGGCGGCGCAAAGGCTGGCGGAGATTGTGGCGGGGGGCGAGTAGCAGTCCGATTCCTCGCGCCGAGGGCGAGGCGCCTGCTGCGTCAGGATCTGAGGCACGGATGGGACGCAGCCCTCGCCCAAGGGCGAGGGGAAACCGCGATGGGGGAGGTCGAGGGGAAGCCTGGGGGAGAGAAGCGCAGGCGGGGGATTACTCGAGGCCCATCTGGGAGAGGCGGTAGCGGAGGGCGTTGCGGGTGAGGCCGAGGAGGCGGGCGGCCTGGCTCTTGTTGCCGCCGGCGCGGCGCAGGGCTTCGCGGATCAGCTGCTGTTCGTACTGTTCGAGCGTCATGCCTTCGGGCAGGAAGCCGTCGCTCGAGGCCGGGGTGTGGCCGTTGACGTTGCGGCGCGGGGCGTAGTCGAGGCGGATGTGCTCGGGCGCGAGGACCGCGCCGTCGGCGTAGAGCAGGCTGCGCTCGATGACGTTTTCGAGCTCGCGCACGTTGCCGGGCCAGTGGTACTCCATCAGCTTGCGCATGGCTTCGGGCGAGATCTCCGTCACGCGCGAGCCGGTCTCGGCGGCGAACCGGCGCAGGAAGCGCTCGGCCAGAAGCGGGATGTCCTCGCGGCGCTCGCGCAGAGGCGGGATGGTGATGGGGAAGACGTTGAGGCGGTAGTAGAGGTCTTCGCGGAAGTTGCCTTCTTCGAGCGCGCGGCGGAGGTCGGCGTTGGTGGCGGCGATGACGCGCACGTCGATCTGGCGGGTGCGGTTGCTGCCGAGGCGCTCGAACTCGCGGTCCTGAAGCACGCGCAGCAGTTTCACCTGCACGGAAGGCGGCACGTCGCCGATTTCGTCGAGGAAGACGGTGCCCTTGTCGGCCTGCTCGAACTTGCCCGGTCTCGACGCCGCCGCCCCGGTGAAAGCGCCCTTTTCGTAGCCGAAGAGTTCGCTCTCCATCAGGTTTTCGGGGATGGTGGTGCAGTTGATCTTGACGAAGGGCTGCGAGGCGCGGGGCGAGTGGAAGTGGATGGCGCGGGCGATGAGGTCCTTGCCGACGCCGCTTTCTCCGCACAGCAGCACGGTGGTGCGCGTGGGGGCGACGCGCATGACGGCGGCGAGGATCTCCTGCATCTTCGGTCCGGTGCCGATGATGTTTTCGAGGCGGTAGCGATGGCCGAGCTCCTCGCGCAGGCGCGTGTTCTCCTCGCGGAGCTGCTGCACCTCGAGAGCCTTGCCGACGACCGCATCGAGATGGTCGAGGGAAAACGGCTTGGGCAGGAAATCCGCCGCGCCTTTTTTCATGGCTTCCACGGCGGTTTCCACCGAGGAGAAGGCGGTCATGACGATGACCGGGAGGCGCGCATTCATCCGCTGGAGCGACTCGAGCAGCGCCATGCCGTCCATGCCCGGCAGCCGCAGATCGGTGAGCACGAGCTGCGCCTGCGGGGCGAGCCGCAGGGCTTCTTCCGCCGTGGCCGCGGCGCTGACTTCGAATCCTTTCGATTCGAGGTGGAGCGAGAGGACGCGGCGGAGCTTTTCCTCGTCCTCGACGATGAGCACGCGTGGCGTCATCCCCGCCTTCATGATAGTGCCGTTGCCGCGCGCCATGCGAAAACCGTTTCCGACAGTGGGACGCGGGGCTTCAGGGGGCGGGTTTCAGGGGAAAAGGCTGTTCAGGCGGACTCCGGCAGCCAGCAGTATCCGATGCGCACGATGGTTTTCAGGGCGTCGGCGTGAGGGCCGAGCTTGCGGCGCAGGCGCTGGATATGGACGTCGACGGTGCGGGTGCGCGCGTCCTCGGCGTAATTCCAGACGGACTTCAGCAACGCCTTGCGGCTGATGCAGCGGCCCGGATTGTTCATGAGCATTTCCAGAAGCGCCCGTTCCTTGCGCGTCAGGCGGATTCCTTCGAGGAACCGGCGGGGCGCGCCCGCGCCGGGGGGATGAATCATGGAAACGGGTTGCGCGGCCGGGGCTGGACTCATGCTGTCTCTTCCTCCGCTTGATCCGGTGCGTGGGGCTCCAGGCCGGATGCCTGATTCTCACCCTCGCATCCGGCGGGCCTCATGAAGCTATGACGATCCAGGCGGCCGATTGTTCGGAGAAATCGGACAGGAAGAGGCCGGGAAAGCCCGATCGGGGGCGACTTGTTACAGAGATGAATGTCCGCCCTGTCACTTCGGGCCGCCGGGCAGCGACACGAGGAAGGCCGCGCCGGCGCCGGGGGCGGAGTCCACGGTGATGGCGCCGCCGTGGTCGCTGACGATCTTGGCGGAAATGGCGAGGCCGAGGCCGACGCCGCCGGGCTTGGTGGTGAAGAAGGGGTTGAAGATCTGCTCGCGGATCTCGGGCGGGACGCCGGGACCGCGGTCGATGACGGCGATCTCGACGCCGTGCGGCGCGCGGCGGGTCTTGACGGTGACGAGCGCGTCCGGCGGCGAGGCCTCGAGGGCGTTGCGCAGAAGGTTGAAGAAGACCCGCTCGAGCATTTCGGCATCGGCTTCGATGAGCGGGAGAGCGGGGTCGTAGTTGCGGTGGAAACGGCCTGCCGCGCCGGGCAGCTCGCGGTCGAGGCGCTCGATGACGGAATCGATGACGAGGTGGACGTCCGTGGGGGCCTTGCGTAGTTGGGCGGGACGGGCGAACTCGAGAAAGCGGGTGATGAGGGAGTTGGTGCGGTCCACTTCTGCCGAGATGTATTCGGCCAGCTCGCGGACGAGGGTGTTGTCCGAGGGCGTGCGGTCGAGCAGCATTTCGGCGCTGGCTTTCATGGTGCCGAGCGGGTTGCGGAGTTCGTGCGCGAGGCCGGCGGTGAGCTGGCCGAGGGCGGCCAGGCGCTCGCTGCGGCGGGCGCTGGCTTCGGCCTCCAGAAGGCGGCGGTTGGCCTCGGCCAGTTCGGCGGCGGCGGCTTCAGCGCGGCGGGCGGCGCGGCGGTTTTCTTCGGCGAGTGAATACGTCAGGTAGGCGACCACGGGGAGGAAGAGCACGCGCAGGGTGAGGTCGCGCAGATAGAGTCCTTCGAGGATGTAGCCGAGGTTGTACGCAACCGGGATGAACGCGAGATAGGCGAGGCAGGCCAGAGCCGTGAAGACCGCCGTGCCCGCGGGGCCCAGCGTGGTGGCGGCGGAGAGCACGGGCAGGAGCAGGATGAGGTAGTAGCTGGAGGCGATGCCGCCGGTGACGCCGATCAGCAGGAAGCCCAGCAGCAGCTTGAGAGAAATGAGGACGAGATTGCCGCGGGCCGACTGGAAGGCGCGGATGCGGGGCGCGGCCACCTGAAGCACGGCCAGTGCGGTGAGGACCTCGATTTCGGCGGGCCCGCGGGTGGGGCTGACCCAGGCGAGGGCGGAAAACAGCAGCAGCCAGACGGCGTCCTGCATCCGGGGCAGGAAGCGCTTCCACGGCGGAATGGCGTTGGCCTGCAAGCCGCCATCTTACCCCAACGCCTGGCCCGCGCCGCCCCGTTGCAGCGCAAGTGTGTCAGAATATGAGAGGTCTCGCGAGTTTGTCCATGAATCCAGCAGATTCCCCCAACCTGACCGACGTTTCCCCTGTCGCCGAAGCGCCCGCCTCTCCGCAGGAAGGCTCTTTCGGCGAAATGCTGGCCGCATTCGAAGCGGCGCAGAGCAACGGGGACGAAGGAGCGGCCCTGGAAGGCACGGTGGTTTCCATCAACGAGGAGAACATCGTCGTCGACGTCGGCCGGAAAATGGAGGGCATTCTGCGGCGCGGCACGCCGGGACTGCCCGCGGATCTGGCGCCTGGCGCGACGCTGATGGTGAACATCAGCGGCCGGACGGACGACGGCTATTACCTGCTGTCAACGATCCGGGTGGAGCAGCCCCGGGACTATTCGGGGCTGCAGGAGGCGTTCGAAGGCAAGCACGTCATTCTGGGCCTGGTGAAGGAACAGGTGAAGGGCGGGCTGCGGGTGCAGGTGGCCGATGGCGTCCACGCGTTTCTGCCGGCGTCGCGCAGCGGCATTCGCGAGATGGCGGAGCTGCCGTCGCTGGTGGGGCAGCAGATCGAGTGCCGGATCACGAAGCTGGACATTGAGAACCCGGACCGGCCGGACATCGTGGTGGACCGGCGCGGCGTGCTGGAAGAGCAGGCGGCGGCGGCCAAACAGGCGGCGTTCGAGCGGCTGCAGGAAGGGATGGTCGTTCAGGGACGCGTGCGGACGGTGACCGATTTCGGCGCCTTCGTCGAGATCGCGCCCGGCATCGACGGGCTGCTGCATGTCACGGACATGAGCTGGAACCGCGTGGACAAGCCGTCCAGCGTGGTGAGCCCCGGGCAGACGATCGAGGCGAAGATCCTGAAGATCAACCGCAACAACCGGAAGATCTCGCTGGGCATGAAGCAGCTGCAGCCCGACCCGTGGACCGAGGCGACGTCGGCGCTGAAGCCGGGCGACCGGGTGCGGGGCAAGGTGGTGCGGCTGGCCGAATTCGGGGCGTTTGTCGAAATCGCGCCGGGCGTCGACGGGCTGATTCACCTGTCCGAGATGTCGTGGTCCAAGCGCGTGCGGAAGCCCGAGGACGTCGTGCAGGTGGGCGACATGGTGGAGACGGTGGTGCTGGATGTGAAGCCCGCCGAGCGCAGGCTGTCGCTGGGGCTGAAACAGGCGCTGGGCAACCCGTGGGACACGGCGGCCACGCGCTTTGCGCCGGGCACTGTGGTGGAAGGCCCGGTGACGAACCTGGCGCAGTTCGGCGCCTTCGTCGATCTGGGCGACGGCATCGAGGGCATGATTCACGTGGGCGACATCACGCGGGAGAAGCGCGTGCAGCACCCCAAGGAAGTTCTCTCCCCCGGCCAGGTGGTGAAGGCGCAGGTGCTGGAAGTCGACACCGAGAAGCGCCGCATCCGGCTGAGCATGAAGGCGCTGGAGCCCACTTCGGCCGACATCTTCATCTCCGAGCATCAGCCGGGAGACCTGGTGAGCGGGCGCGTCGTGGAGACGCACGCCTCGCACGCCAAGATCGAAATCAGCGAGGGGGTCCATGCGCGCTGCCGGCTGAAGGAAGCCGCGGGCGAAGGCGAGAAGGCGCGCGCCGCGGCGGCCGATGTCGATGATCTCGCCGCCCTGCTGGCCAGCAAGTGGAAGGGCGGAGGCGGCTCCTCGAGCGACCGGAAGACTCTGCGCACGGGGCAATTGCGGCGGTTCAGGATCGTGTCGCTGGATCCGGCCCACCGCCGGATCGAAGTGGAAGTGGCCGACTGAAGCAGCGGGCGAGACGTTTTTTCTTCCCGTCCGTCTAACCTCGACGAGGGCGGTTTCCGCCCCGGCGAGGAGGCATGATGGAACCGGGAACGGCACTGGCGGTCGAAGGCGGCGCCTGCGCAAGGGCCCGGCGGGAAGCATGCATGGACGAAGCTGCCACGATCCGCGCCGCGCAGGCGGGCGACGCCGAGGCCTTCGAACGGCTGGTGCGGTCCTACGATCAGCAGGTCCTGCGGCTGGCGATGAACCTGCTGCGCAATCCGGACGACGCCCATGACGTGTATCAGGAGACGTTCCTGCGCGTCTTCCGCAACCTGGGCAGCTTCCGCTTCGACTGCAACTTTTCGACGTGGCTGTACCGCATCGCCACCAACCTTTGCCTGGATCAGCTCCGGAAGCGCAAGGTGCGGCGCACGGAGCCTGCGGAGGTGCAGACGGAAGAAGGCGTGATGGACCGGCTGGAATCGATGCCGGAAGCGCGTCCGGCAGGCGATCCGCAGCGGGCGGCGCTGAACCGCGAGCTGCGCGCGTCGATCGAGCAGGCGCTCGGAGAGCTGACGCCGCGCGAGCGGATGGTGTTCGAACTGCGTCATTATCAGGGCATGCGGCTGCGCGAGATCGGCGAGATGCTGGGCTCGAGCGAAGAGGCGGCCAAGAACTGCCTGTTCCGCGCGACCCAGAAGATGCGCCAGGCGCTGGGAGGCTTCCTATGAGCTGCAAGGACGTTCGCGGGCTGATTCCGCTGTACCTGTACGGCGAGCTGAGCTTCGACGAAGAAGAGCGCGTCGAGCAGCACCTGGCCGCCTGCGCGGAATGCCAGGCCGAGCGGGCGCGCTGCGAGAAGCTGACGTCGCTGCTCGGACAGGGCGAAGCGGGCGTTTCGGCGGAGCTGCTGGCGCGGTGCCGCCGCGATCTTGCGGCGGCGATCGAAAAGGAGCGCAGGAGCCGGAGTTGGGCGGCTGCGGCGCGGCGCTTCTGGTCTCAATGGATCGTTGCACCTCCGCTGTGGGCGAGGCCTGCGGGCGCGCTGGCCATGCTGCTGCTCGGCTTCTTTGCGGCGCGCCTTCTGCCGGAAGACGCCCCTGTGCTCGGTTCTCTGGCGCGCAGCTCGCCGCCGCCAGTGGTGGGCAAGGTGCGGCTGGTGGACACGACGGACCGGGGCGAAGTGCGCGTGCAGTACGAGGAGATCCGGGCGCGCGAGCTGCGGGGGTCGTTCCAGGACGAGCGCATCCGACGGCTGCTGCTGGCGGCGGCCAGCGATCCGACCGACCCTGGCGTGCGCGCCGAGTCGATCGATCTGCTGAAGCACCGCACCGCTGACGCCGAAGTGCGGCGCGCGCTGATCAACGCGCTGCGGACCGACGAAAACGCCGCCGTCCGGCTGAAGGCGCTGGAAGCGCTGCGGCCATTTGCAAACGATCCGGAGACGCGGCAGGCGCTGGCGCAGGTTCTGCTCACCGACAAGCATGCGGGCGTGCGCATCGCTGCTGTCGAGTTACTGGCTGATGTGCAGGAGCCCGATGTTGCTGGCGCGTTGCAGCAGCTGCTGCACCGCGAAGAAGACCAGTACATCCGCCAGCGGACGCTTTCGGCTCTGGCGGCGATGAAGGCCTCTTACGGGACGTTCTGAACGTCCGGGCGGATCACCACGCGGGCGCTTCGCGGCGGACTTCCGAGTCGATCTCCACGAGGCGCTGAGCCAGCCGCTGCGCGCGTTCCCGTTCCACGTCCCAGAGATTGCGCTGCTCGCGCGGGTCCTCGCGCAGGTTGTACAACTCGAACCGCGTGAGCGGCACGTCCCTGACGAGGGGGAGCTGTCCGGGCCGGAAGCCGCCGCCGGGCTTCCGCTCTCCGCTTTCCGCACCGATGCCGAGGATTTTCCAGTCTCCCTCGCGGAGGGCGGCGCGGGGCGGATCGATGGTGTTGAAGTAGTGCCAGTGCAACGGGCGCGGGCGCTGCCATGAAGGCGAACCAAGCAGGGGCGCGAGGCTCTCTCCGTCCAGCGGCCTTTCCGGCCGCGGCGCGCCGGTGATCTCGCACAGCGTCGGCAGAACGTCGAGCAGGCAGGCAGGCGTCTGCACGATCTGGTGCGGGCGCACCCGCGCGGGCCAGCGGAGCAGGCCAGGCACGCGGATGCCGCCTTCGTAGAGCGACAGCTTCTGGCTGCGCAGGAGACCTGCGCTGCCGTGCGAGCGCCAGGCGACGGGGTAGCGGTCGAGCCACTCCGGCCCGTTGTCGCTCGAAAACAGGACCAGCGTGTTCTCGCGCGCGCCGCGCTCGTCGAGAGCCGCCATCAACCGGCCGAACGCACGGTCCATCTGCGTGACGTTGGCGTAGTAGAGCGCCTCGCCGCGCTTCTTCGCGCGGGGGTACAGATCGACGAGATCGGGCGCGGAGGCGACGGGCTCGTGCGGCTCGTGGAAGGCCACATAGAGGAAGAACGGGCGCTGCGCGGGCACCGTGTTCAACCAGCGAACGGCCTCTTCGACCACGAGGTCCGCGGAGTAGCCTTTCAGCTCCCCGGCGGGGCGGCCGTTGCGGTAGAAGTTTTTCGGGTTCTCGTGCGAGGGCGCGGCGTTGTTCTGCGTGGCGAACCAGTGATCGAATCCGTGGCGCGAGGGCGAGCCGGGACCTTCGACTTCTTCGATGCCGTTCAGGTGCCATTTGCCGGAGAGGCAGGTGGCGTAGCCGCGCTGGCGCAGGAGCGCGGGCAGCGTGGTCTCGGAATCGCGCAGGTGGACGGGGCTGCCGGC
This DNA window, taken from Bryobacteraceae bacterium, encodes the following:
- a CDS encoding acetoacetate metabolism regulatory protein AtoC, encoding MARGNGTIMKAGMTPRVLIVEDEEKLRRVLSLHLESKGFEVSAAATAEEALRLAPQAQLVLTDLRLPGMDGMALLESLQRMNARLPVIVMTAFSSVETAVEAMKKGAADFLPKPFSLDHLDAVVGKALEVQQLREENTRLREELGHRYRLENIIGTGPKMQEILAAVMRVAPTRTTVLLCGESGVGKDLIARAIHFHSPRASQPFVKINCTTIPENLMESELFGYEKGAFTGAAASRPGKFEQADKGTVFLDEIGDVPPSVQVKLLRVLQDREFERLGSNRTRQIDVRVIAATNADLRRALEEGNFREDLYYRLNVFPITIPPLRERREDIPLLAERFLRRFAAETGSRVTEISPEAMRKLMEYHWPGNVRELENVIERSLLYADGAVLAPEHIRLDYAPRRNVNGHTPASSDGFLPEGMTLEQYEQQLIREALRRAGGNKSQAARLLGLTRNALRYRLSQMGLE
- the rpsA gene encoding 30S ribosomal protein S1, encoding MNPADSPNLTDVSPVAEAPASPQEGSFGEMLAAFEAAQSNGDEGAALEGTVVSINEENIVVDVGRKMEGILRRGTPGLPADLAPGATLMVNISGRTDDGYYLLSTIRVEQPRDYSGLQEAFEGKHVILGLVKEQVKGGLRVQVADGVHAFLPASRSGIREMAELPSLVGQQIECRITKLDIENPDRPDIVVDRRGVLEEQAAAAKQAAFERLQEGMVVQGRVRTVTDFGAFVEIAPGIDGLLHVTDMSWNRVDKPSSVVSPGQTIEAKILKINRNNRKISLGMKQLQPDPWTEATSALKPGDRVRGKVVRLAEFGAFVEIAPGVDGLIHLSEMSWSKRVRKPEDVVQVGDMVETVVLDVKPAERRLSLGLKQALGNPWDTAATRFAPGTVVEGPVTNLAQFGAFVDLGDGIEGMIHVGDITREKRVQHPKEVLSPGQVVKAQVLEVDTEKRRIRLSMKALEPTSADIFISEHQPGDLVSGRVVETHASHAKIEISEGVHARCRLKEAAGEGEKARAAAADVDDLAALLASKWKGGGGSSSDRKTLRTGQLRRFRIVSLDPAHRRIEVEVAD
- a CDS encoding arylsulfatase → MQRRTFLSLAGLAAAHRAFSQNSQPPNIVIALCDDLGAGDLGCTGHPFIRTPNLDRFAAEGIRFTQFYAAAPVCSPSRAGLLTGRTPNRCGIYDWISAGSPVHLRDSETTLPALLRQRGYATCLSGKWHLNGIEEVEGPGSPSRHGFDHWFATQNNAAPSHENPKNFYRNGRPAGELKGYSADLVVEEAVRWLNTVPAQRPFFLYVAFHEPHEPVASAPDLVDLYPRAKKRGEALYYANVTQMDRAFGRLMAALDERGARENTLVLFSSDNGPEWLDRYPVAWRSHGSAGLLRSQKLSLYEGGIRVPGLLRWPARVRPHQIVQTPACLLDVLPTLCEITGAPRPERPLDGESLAPLLGSPSWQRPRPLHWHYFNTIDPPRAALREGDWKILGIGAESGERKPGGGFRPGQLPLVRDVPLTRFELYNLREDPREQRNLWDVERERAQRLAQRLVEIDSEVRREAPAW
- a CDS encoding RNA polymerase subunit sigma-24, with the translated sequence MEPGTALAVEGGACARARREACMDEAATIRAAQAGDAEAFERLVRSYDQQVLRLAMNLLRNPDDAHDVYQETFLRVFRNLGSFRFDCNFSTWLYRIATNLCLDQLRKRKVRRTEPAEVQTEEGVMDRLESMPEARPAGDPQRAALNRELRASIEQALGELTPRERMVFELRHYQGMRLREIGEMLGSSEEAAKNCLFRATQKMRQALGGFL